One Miscanthus floridulus cultivar M001 chromosome 11, ASM1932011v1, whole genome shotgun sequence DNA window includes the following coding sequences:
- the LOC136492056 gene encoding uncharacterized protein: protein MATSEAAAAASTEAAAPEVNEVDNHLKRKSSDIGWEWGCLCDPNDKNRCSKVSEEVKQKCKRNLDETTKKKRDKQQHDKEVRENVQLSTAEQEVVEVESLVGSSNTPRKLGPLDKFARPIDPNLSNPEAKRQQNINDALWKERTPKVQQYVARWVYTHVIPFNACDNDEFREMVEAIGQFGPGFHPPTQYDLRGKLLEEEHARTKSLLQDREDEKIKHGCSIMTDAWTDMKRRSIMNLCTNTSEGITFIKSKEMSDVSHTSEVIYELVDKAIKDVGAENVVQIVIDNASNNMGAKALLSLKRPNIFWTSCATHTVNLMLQGIGNLPKFKKTIDLAKSFTIFVYGHHRTLACLRSFTLKREIIRPGVTRFATAYLTLQSMMEKKDCLRKMVVDSKWYDLPDVKSKKGKDATATVLNINFWRDVSLCLKVFEPLVKVLRLVDGDVKPSMGYVYRELLKAKREIKEAFGNVEKNYKEVMASVDKKMKGRLDSPTHVAAYMLNPYYSYSNVAIFSDPIVVEKFMQCVETFYYGDDDKEYRTVNEDLEKFQKRQGNFSKKMAKSCERFEFNPASWWRLYGGGTPDLQRMAIRILSLTSSASGCERNWSTFEQHHTKRRNRLTTERLNSLVFIQFNNKLMSKKEKIARKSNYEVLLSNDASEAQGFFFDGGDDHALVVFRDEEDEGEMPGTGIPWSVLGEAMGTNE from the exons ATGGCAACGTCCGAAGCTGCAGCTGCTGCTAGTACTGAGGCAGCGGCTCCAGAAGTCAATGAGGTTGACAACCACCTAAAGAGGAAATCATCTGATATAGGCTGGGAGTGGGGGTGTCTCTGTGATCCCAATGACAAGAACAGA TGCTCAAAAGTGAGTGAGGAAGTGAAGCAAAAGTGCAAGAGGAATCttgatgaaacaacaaagaagaaaagagatAAGCAGCAGCATGACAAAGAGGTTAGGGAGAATGTGCAGCTTTCAACAGCTGAACAGGAAGTGGTAGAAGTTGAGTCACTTGTTGGAAGCTCAAATACGCCTCGCAAGCTAGGACCCTTGGACAAATTTGCAAGACCGATTGATCCCAACTTAAGCAATCCCGAAGCTAAGAGGCAACAAAACATAAATGATGCACTTTGGAAAGAGAGAACACCCAAAGTGCAGCAATATGTTGCTAGATGGGTGTATACACATG TTATTCCATTCAATGCCTGTGATAATGATGAGTTTAGGGAAATGGTTGAAGCTATTGGGCAATTTGGTCCTGGTTTCCACCCTCCAACTCAGTATGATCTTCGGGGGAAATTATTGGAAGAGgagcatgcaagaaccaagagcTTGCTACAAGACCGTGAAGATGAGAAGATTAAGCATGGCTGCTCCATCATGACTGATGCTTGGAcagatatgaagagaagaagtattatgaacctGTGCACAAATACTAGTGAGGGAATAACTTTTATCAAGTCAAAGGAGATGTCAGATGTGTCACACACTAGTGAAGTTATATATGAGCTAGTTGATAAGGCAATTAAGGATGTTGGTGCTGAAAATGTGGTGCAAATTGTGATAGATAATGCTTCTAACAACATGGGAGCAAAGGCATTGCTGAGCCTTAAGAGACCAAACATATTTTGGACTTCTTGTGCAACTCATACTGTCAATTTGATGCTGCAAGGTATTGGCAACCTTCCAAAGTTCAAGAAAACAATTGATCTTGCGAAATCATTCACTATCTTTGTCTATGGTCACCACCGAACTTTGGCATGCTTAAGGTCCTTCACCTTGAAGAGAGAAATCATTAGGCCAGGGGTAACTAGATTTGCTACAGCCTATCTTACATTGCAAAGTATGATGGAAAAGAAAGATTGTCTGAGAAAGATGGTGGTTGATTCAAAGTGGTATGACTTACCTGATGTGAAGTCCAAGAAGGGCAAGGATGCTACAGCTACGGTGTTGAACATTAATTTTTGGAGAGATGTGTCCCTTTGTTTGAAGGTCTTTGAGCCCTTGGTGAAAGTGCTACGCTTAGTTGATGGGGATGTGAAGCCATCTATGGGTTATGTGTACAGAGAACTTCTCAAGGCAAAGAGGGAGATAAAGGAGGCATTTGGAAATGTGGAAAAGAACTACAAAGAAGTCATGGCTAGTGTTGACAAGAAAATGAAGGGTAGGCTTGATTCTCCAACTCATGTGGCTGCATATATGCTGAATCCCTACTACAGTTATAGCAATGTAGCAATATTCTCTGATCCAATTGTGGTTGAAAAATTCATGCAATGTGTGGAAACCTTTTATTATGGTGATGATGATAAGGAATATAGGACTGTTAATGAGGACTTGGAGAAATTCCAAAAGAGACAAGGAAACTTCTCAAAAAAGATGGCAAAGAGCTGTGAACGCTTTGAGTTCAATCCGG CATCTTGGTGGAGGCTTTATGGAGGTGGAACACCAGATTTGCAAAGAATGGCTATTAGAATCCTCTCACTGACTTCTAGCGCTTCTGGATGTGAAAGGAATTGGAGCACTTTTGAACAG CATCatacaaagagaaggaataggtTGACAACAGAGCGTCTCAACTCTCTAGTATTCATCCAATTCAATAATAAATTGATGTCCAAGAAGGAGAAGATCGCTAGAAAGAGTAACTATGAAGTGCTTCTAAGTAATGATGCTTCTGAAGCTCAAGGATTCTTCTTTGACGGCGGGGATGATCATGCATTGGTTGTGTTTAGAGATGAGGAAGATGAGGGAGAAATGCCGGGTACCGGGATACCATGGAGTGTCCTTGGAGAAGCAATGGGAACTAATGAATAG
- the LOC136493777 gene encoding uncharacterized protein, which yields MAAATEELQFLGSIPGPEGAGEVDGAVAEEGRPRGGGDEEILRFMDSVDGYLLLMNSLSSALRQGWLDLASARHSMGPSRVSSTLFDHKEQSAATKLQVVDHDGLKPSEPKPHFALSKWSLQEECHSTYDVSERAFTEPKMRHRGSVTTPENGNHESANTTASSTGADASNHVQRARSKALSVFGGLVSPKLRTAQLSFETALDLIVELANSRSNMLASFSQLKE from the exons atggcggcggcgacggaggaATTGCAGTTCCTGGGATCCATCCCTGGGCCGGAAGGCGCGGGGGAGGTCGACGGCGCTGTGGCGGAGGAAGGGCGACCGCGAGGCGGCGGCGACGAGGAGATCCTGCGATTCATGGACTCGGTGGACGGCTACCTCCTCCTCATGAACTCGCTATCCTCTGCTCTTCGTCAG GGCTGGCTTGATCTGGCAAGTGCTCGCCATTCTATGGGCCCATCACGTGTTTCGAGTACACTGTTTGATCACAAAGAGCAGTCTGCTGCCACTAAGCTTCAAGTTGTTGATCATGATGGCCTGAAACCATCAG AGCCAAAACCACACTTTGCTCTATCAAAGTGGTCTTTGCAAGAAGAATGTCACTCCACCTATGATGTCAGTGAGAGAGCTTTTACTGAGCCAAAGATGAGGCATCGAGGATCAGTTACTACCCCAG AAAATGGAAACCATGAAAGTGCAAACACCACAGCATCGTCTACTGGTGCTGATGCTAGCAATCAT GTTCAAAGAGCGAGATCAAAAGCATTATCAGTCTTTGGAGGATTGGTGTCTCCAAAACTAAGAACCGCCCAACTTTCATTTGAAACAG CACTTGACTTGATTGTGGAGCTAGCAAATTCAAGGTCAAATATGTTAGCTAGTTTCTCCCAGTTAAAAGAGTGA